One Macrobrachium rosenbergii isolate ZJJX-2024 chromosome 10, ASM4041242v1, whole genome shotgun sequence DNA window includes the following coding sequences:
- the LOC136842317 gene encoding uncharacterized protein — protein sequence MAPLTEILKGQPKSLVWGPSQQQAFSLTKAALTEATTLAHQDPNAPLQLMTDASIVACGAVLEQIVTSAPQPIAFFSKKFNPAEYLPGGKNPVADALSRTELSVVHLGINYEDLAREQTADPETPAYHTAIMSLKWKDVALTPGEPKLLCEISTSQSRPLVPASCRRLVFDVIHRLSHPSGRTTAKLLMEKFVWHGMQKDARTWARQCIQCQTSKIGRHTKSGEPTIAEYVSTCLHGAVILFLQQDLQDAKTRPSQYTQGHSKTFPQGHCKQECNTSTPAQRKTGGGVLMRVSSAHYPQSNGRAEAAVRTAKRTLMGNALPNGGLDNDKVAQAILQSGGDVIAQDTSKQPPAPPREKAYLSRPFEKDQGSTESESRIPPLVLSNVRPLTSKVKTAFVQTPSHQGRPGVLGSTNNVWNKAVQSRDVNSTPQRRKS from the exons atggcccccctgacggagatcctgaagggccagcCGAAATCcctagtgtggggacccagccagcagcaggccttctccctgacgaaggctgccctcaccgaggcaaccaccttggcccaccaggaccccaacgcccccctccaacTGATGACGGATGCCAGCATTGTCGCCtgcggggccgtcctggagcagattgTCACcagcgccccccagcccatcgccttcttcagcaaaaagttcaatcccgcggag tacctccccggcgggaagaaccctgtagcagatgccctctccagaaCTGAGCTCAGCGTGGTGCatctcgggatcaactacgaggacctcgcccgggagcagaccgccgacccagagactccagcctaccacaccgccatcaTGTCCCTAAAGTGGAAGGATGTGGCCCTCACCCCTGGGGAACCAAAACTCCTGTGCGAAATCAGCACCAGCCAGTCTCgtcccctggtgcccgcctcctgcCGCCGCctggtattcgacgtcatccacaggctgtcccacccctccggcaggacaacggccaagctgctgatggagaagttcgtctggcacgggatgcagaaggacgcgaggacctgggcgagacagtgtatccagtgccaaaccagcaaaatAGGGCGTCACACcaagtccggg GAACCAACTATTGCCGAGTATGTCTCAACCTGCTTACATGGCGCAGTGATTCTCTTTCTACAGCAGGACCTACAAGATGCTAAGACGAGGCCCTCACAGTACACCCAGGGGCACAGCAAGACGTTCCCCCAGGGGCACTGCAAGCAGGAATGCAACACCAGCACGCCGGCGCAACGAAAGACAG GTGGGGGGGTATTAATGAGAGTGTCGTCTGCTCACTATCCCCAGTCCAATGGGCGGGCAGAAGCTGCTGTGCGCACCGCCAAACGAACGTTAATGGGCAATGCTTTACCTAATGGAGGGCTAGACAATGATAAGGTAGCTCAGGCAATATTGCA gtctggtggggatgtcattgcacaggacaCATCAAAGCagcctccagcgcctccaagagaaaaGGCCTACCTGAGTCGTCCgtttgagaaagaccaaggtagcactgagtcagaaagcagaattcctccACTAGTTCTGTCGaacgtccgccctcttacatcgaaagtgaaAACAGCCTTTGTTCAGACACCCAgtcatcaaggccgtccaggagttttgggatctaccaacaacgtctggaacaaggCGGTTCAGTCCCGGGATGTAAATTCCACGCCCCAaagacggaagtcctaa